The following are from one region of the Mangifera indica cultivar Alphonso chromosome 14, CATAS_Mindica_2.1, whole genome shotgun sequence genome:
- the LOC123195568 gene encoding arginine/serine-rich coiled-coil protein 2-like isoform X1 — protein MGKNQAYKSMQRARLGSSSAAPEEIEDGMVDGSFHSPEWHAARLASLKTSHTITWEEFKKKQKEDEIRKGELEADTDRMMRQYRAQLDAERAHKLAHGRNHSSGKSSHKKDRKDRDLKKHSSKRRKHSRRRSSESGCSSSPSDSSSDDEERESSRSKSRSKRSKKEKKRKSRTKHSSSDDEEAGGPVPLSRFFGSLKS, from the exons ATGGGCAAAAACCAAGCTTACAAGTCCATGCAGCGAGCTCGCCTCGGCTCCAGCTCAGCTGCGCCGGAAGAGATCGAGGACGGCATG GTGGATGGGTCTTTTCATTCACCAGAGTGGCATGCTGCTCGTTTGGCCAGTCTTAAAACTTCTCATACAATTACCTGGGAAGAATTCAAAAAGAAGCAAAAG GAAGATGAAATAAGAAAGGGTGAACTAGAAGCAGATACTGATAGAATGATGCGACAGTACAGAGCTCAATTAGATGCTGAAAGGGCCCACAAGCTGGCCCATGGAAGAAACCATTCTAGCGGTAAATCTAGTCATAAAAAGG ATAGGAAGGATAGAGATTTGAAAAAACACAGCAGCAAAAGGAGAAAG cATTCAAGACGGAGATCTTCTGAGTCAGGTTGTTCAAGTTCACCGTCGGATTCATCTAGTGATGATGAGGAAAGAGAATCAAGTAGATCAAAGTCCAGGTCCAAGagatcaaagaaagaaaagaagcgCAAATCAAGAACCAAGCACTCCAGCagtgatgatgaagaagctGGCGGTCCTGTACCACTTTCAAGATTCTTTGGAAGTCTGAAGAGTTGA
- the LOC123195568 gene encoding pre-mRNA-processing factor 40 homolog A-like isoform X2 has product MGKNQAYKSMQRARLGSSSAAPEEIEDGMVDGSFHSPEWHAARLASLKTSHTITWEEFKKKQKEDEIRKGELEADTDRMMRQYRAQLDAERAHKLAHGRNHSSDRKDRDLKKHSSKRRKHSRRRSSESGCSSSPSDSSSDDEERESSRSKSRSKRSKKEKKRKSRTKHSSSDDEEAGGPVPLSRFFGSLKS; this is encoded by the exons ATGGGCAAAAACCAAGCTTACAAGTCCATGCAGCGAGCTCGCCTCGGCTCCAGCTCAGCTGCGCCGGAAGAGATCGAGGACGGCATG GTGGATGGGTCTTTTCATTCACCAGAGTGGCATGCTGCTCGTTTGGCCAGTCTTAAAACTTCTCATACAATTACCTGGGAAGAATTCAAAAAGAAGCAAAAG GAAGATGAAATAAGAAAGGGTGAACTAGAAGCAGATACTGATAGAATGATGCGACAGTACAGAGCTCAATTAGATGCTGAAAGGGCCCACAAGCTGGCCCATGGAAGAAACCATTCTAGCG ATAGGAAGGATAGAGATTTGAAAAAACACAGCAGCAAAAGGAGAAAG cATTCAAGACGGAGATCTTCTGAGTCAGGTTGTTCAAGTTCACCGTCGGATTCATCTAGTGATGATGAGGAAAGAGAATCAAGTAGATCAAAGTCCAGGTCCAAGagatcaaagaaagaaaagaagcgCAAATCAAGAACCAAGCACTCCAGCagtgatgatgaagaagctGGCGGTCCTGTACCACTTTCAAGATTCTTTGGAAGTCTGAAGAGTTGA
- the LOC123196905 gene encoding mitogen-activated protein kinase homolog NTF4-like, translated as MEGDGGGGMAQQADTEMVQAPSDPQRPPAAPQAIGIENIPATLSHGGRFIQYNIFGNIFEVTAKYRPPIMPIGKGAYGIVCSALNSETNEHVAIKKIANAFDNRIDAKRTLREIKLLRHMDHENVVAIRDIVPPPQRESFNDVYIAYELMDTDLHQIIRSNQALSEEHCQYFLYQILRGLKYIHSANVLHRDLKPSNLLLNANCDLKICDFGLARVTSETDFMTEYVVTRWYRAPELLLNSSDYTAAIDVWSVGCIFMELMDRKPLFPGRDHVHQLRLLIELIGTPSEVDIEFLNENAKRYIQQLPRYERQSFTQKFASVHPLAIDLVEKMLTFDPRRRITVENALAHPYLASLHDTSDEPVCMNPFSFDFEQHALTEGQMKELIYQEALAFNPEYRH; from the exons ATGGAGGGAGACGGAGGAGGTGGCATGGCCCAGCAGGCGGACACGGAGATGGTGCAGGCGCCATCTGACCCTCAGCGGCCACCGGCGGCTCCTCAGGCGATTGGGATCGAAAACATCCCGGCGACGCTGAGCCATGGCGGACGCTTTATTCAGTACAACATATTTGGGAACATATTTGAGGTTACGGCTAAGTATAGGCCGCCTATTATGCCTATTGGGAAGGGTGCATACGGCATCGTTTG TTCGGCTTTGAATTCGGAGACAAATGAACATGTGGCAATAAAGAAGATAGCAAATGCATTTGATAATAGGATTGATGCAAAGAGGACTCTTCGGGAGATCAAGCTGCTTCGACACATGGATCATGAAAAC GTTGTTGCAATAAGGGATATAGTGCCACCACCCCAAAGGGAATCATTTAATGATGTTTATATCGCTTATGAGCTCATGGACACAGACTTGCATCAGATAATTAGGTCTAATCAAGCATTATCCGAGGAGCACTGCCAG TATTTCTTGTATCAGATCCTTCGTGGGCTTAAATACATACATTCTGCAAATGTTCTGCACAGGGACTTAAAACCTAGCAATCTCCTCTTGAATGCCAACTGTGACTTaaaaatatgtgattttggACTAGCACGTGTCACCTCTGAAACAGATTTTATGACAGAGTATGTTGTTACAAGATGGTATCGAGCACCAGAGCTGCTCTTAAACTCTTCAGATTACACTGCAGCTATTGATGTATGGTCAGTGGGTTGTATTTTTATGGAATTGATGGATCGGAAGCCTTTATTTCCTGGAAGAGATCACGTGCATCAGCTTCGCTTGCTTATTGAG CTAATAGGTACTCCATCAGAGGTTGACATAGAGTTCTTGAATGAAAATGCCAAGAGATACATTCAGCAACTTCCTCGTTATGAACGACAGTCATTCACCCAAAAGTTTGCCAGTGTCCACCCTTTGGCTATTGATCTTGTTGAGAAGATGTTAACATTTGATCCGAGACGTCGGATTACAG TCGAGAATGCACTTGCGCATCCTtaccttgcctcgctgcatgACACAAGCGATGAGCCTGTCTGCATGAATCCCTTCAGCTTTGACTTTGAGCAGCATGCTCTGACCGAGGGGCAGATGAAGGAGCTGATTTATCAGGAGGCTCTTGCATTCAACCCCGAATATCGGCACTAG